CCACATTTACTATCCATGGGATAAAAAGAGGTTTGTCGCGCGGGCGCTCGATTCACTGCGCCCGGCAGCCTTTATAACGGCCGAGACCGAGCTCTGGCCGAATATGCTCTGGGAGTGCCGCGAACGCTCCGTTCCCGCTTTTCTCATCAACGGCCGTATCTCCGACCGCACCTGGGGACGCATAAATAAAATAATGACGAGGCGCGCGGCTTCCGGCATCTACTCGCTCTTCACGGAGCTCTATCTTCGCGACGAAGAGGACGCCAGGAGGCTCGCCGCGGTCGGCGTAGACGAAAAAAAACTCCACGTTCTCGGAGACAGCAAGGTCGACGCGCTGCTGGCGAGAAAAAACGCCGCGGCCCGCGACGGTTGGCGGGAGAAGTTCGGCGCGCCGGAGCGGCCGATATTCATCGCCGGCAGCACGCACACCGGGGAAGACGAAAAGGTCATCGCAGCCTTCGGAATACTGCGAAAAAAACGGCCGGACGCAAGGCTCGTCATCGCTCCCCGCCATCCGGAAAGGGCCGGGGCTGTCGCCTCGCTCGTTCCGGAAGAATATATTACAATGAGGCTTTCGACGCTTGCGGAGGGCTGGGATGTCCTTATCATAGACAAAATAGGGGTGCTCTTCGACATATACGGCGTCGCCTGCTCCGCTTTCGTCGGCGGCAGCTTCGCCGACAAGGGCGGACAAAACATCCTCGAGCCGTTCTCCTGGGGGGTCCCCGTACAGTACGGGCCGCACATGGAGGATTTCGCACAGGCCTCGCGCGCCTTTCTCGCGATGGGCGCGGCGGCGCAGGTGGCGGACGAGGAGGAGCTTGCCGGTGTATGGAGCCGCCTCGCCGCGGACAGCGGCGACGGCGAAAGATGGCGGCGATTGAGCCGTGATTACTTTGCAAGATCATGCGGCGCTTCGATGCGCACATGGAAGTTGATAAAAAAATATCTGTGACGTGGGAGGAGTAATGTCAATGAAGATCAACCGCGAACTGATAGAAAGATTCTACGGAGAACTAGACGAACGCTCGAAAGAGGCACTCGACGCCGCCGTCGAAAAGGTCGTAGCCGTCAAGAAAGGCGGCGGCAAGGTCGCCGTCGTCACCGGAAGCGGCCCGAACCTGCACGAGGGGGTCACGACGCTCATCGCCGAGCTCATCGAAAAGGGCGTCGTTGACGGCGTCACGACGAGCTCCGCCGTGGTAAATCACGAGATGGGCGGCGCGCTGGACCGCGTGAAGATGTGCGATGCCTCGCAGTTCGGCCTCGACGAAACGAAGATGCCGCGCGGCAACGTCTTTGAATTTACCGATATGAGCGACGAAGAGCTGGCCGAGCTCTCCGGGGAGATGATCCTTGACGGGGAACTTCTCGCGAAGCGCGGAGAGGCCGAGGGTCACATGGTGATCAAGGCCGCGGCCAATATGGCCTATCCGATGGGGCTGCGCACGGAAAAGCTCGCGGAGGAGATACACTCCCTCTGCCGCCAGTCCGGCCTGCCCTTCGAGACCATTGCCGGCTGGGGCTGCGACCGGCGCACGATGCTCGGCAGCGGAGCCGCCGCGGGCGTCCCCGTGCTCGTTACGATACCCCAGCTCGTCGGCGGCGGCCACGTCGGACTCGCGGTCGGCGACAGCATCCCCATCGCGGAACGCTCCCGCCGCGTCGCCGCTATGCTCGGCGGCGCCGATGTGATAATCGAATCGGCGGTCGCGCTGACACAGGAGATACACGACGGACCGTTCGAGACCTACACCGGCCACGGCATCTGGTCCTGGTGGCAGGGACAGCCCGTCTACAGCCTCAGGGATAAGACGCTCATCCGCTTCGACCTTGACGAGAACCTGCGCCGCGCCCAGGACCTGCAAAAATCAAGCGCCCTGATCCAGGAGGCGATCGATAAAGGCCTGCCGAAGACGAAGATATCAAAGATCCCCTTCCGTATGGAGATGTCGGCCTTCGCCCGCCACGAGGGGAGCCTCCCCGTGATCGGCGATATCGGCATGATCTGGCCGGTATTCGCACTGAAGATCGCAGACGCCCTCGGCATCGGGCTGGAATTCATGAGCTACAAGCAAGAGACGGAAGAGGGCAGGGCGATGCGCGAATGGATCGTGAAAAACGTCAGGCCGCTCGACCGGACGAAAATGCTCGCAAAATTCAGAGAATGGCAGGCAAAGTGCAGATGACACAACCAAAATTTCTCGGAGTGATACCGGCGCGCTACGCCTCGACGCGCCTCCCCGGAAAGCCGCTGCTCGAGATCGGCGGCAAGACGATGCTTGAGCACGTCTATCGCCGCGCGCTCGCCTCCGGAGTATTCTTCCGCGTGGTGATCGCGACCGACGACCACCGCATCTACGACGCCGCGGAAAAAATAGGCGCGGACGTGCTCATGACGCGCGCCGACCATCCGGACGGGTCGAGCCGCGTCGCGGAGATCGCCGCGAAGATAGACACCGACTATGTCATAAACATCCAGGGAGACGAACCGATGCTTGATCCGCGCATGCTGCGCGAGCTCGCCGCCGGATTGACCGCCGACGCCGGGGCCGATTCTGCGACCGTATGCGTGCCGATCACGCGGGACGAAGATTTCAATAATCCCAATATCGTAAAGGTGGTACGCGCCCGCAACGGACGCGCGCTCTACTTCAGCCGCTCGCCGATACCGTATCCGCGCAACGATGCAGGCTGCGCCGTCTGGGAGCATCTCGGCATTTACGCCTTCACCAAGCAGTTCCTGCTCAAGTTCGTGGCGCTACCGCCGACGCCGCTGATGCAGACCGAGAGCCTTGAACAGCTGCGGATACTTGAGCACGGCTATTCAATGGCGGTGATCCCGACAAAGTACCCCTCCGAAGGACCCAACGTCAACACGCTCGAGGACCTTGAGGAGGCGCGGCGGATCTTCGCCCAGAAGAAAAACGAAGAAAAATGAACGCTGAAATCTCCTTGAAGGCGATCCTCATTCTCAGCGACGGCATCCGCGGCCACCTCAACCAGAGCCGCGGCGTCGCTCACTGGCTCTCGCGGCTGACCGGCGCGGAGATACTTGAGAGCGAGGTCCCCCTGCTTACCGGGGCCGCCAAAGCCCGCGCGAAGACCGCCGCGCGCGCGCTTGCGGGAGGAACGCGGCGCGACGCGCGGGACTGGCTCG
The window above is part of the Cloacibacillus evryensis DSM 19522 genome. Proteins encoded here:
- a CDS encoding 3-deoxy-D-manno-octulosonic acid transferase, which translates into the protein MSPEKLVRLGGARPLWTHAVSVGEVQAAVPFIKAARADGYKGPIVLSTTTQTGKAMAERLGGGLFDLHIYYPWDKKRFVARALDSLRPAAFITAETELWPNMLWECRERSVPAFLINGRISDRTWGRINKIMTRRAASGIYSLFTELYLRDEEDARRLAAVGVDEKKLHVLGDSKVDALLARKNAAARDGWREKFGAPERPIFIAGSTHTGEDEKVIAAFGILRKKRPDARLVIAPRHPERAGAVASLVPEEYITMRLSTLAEGWDVLIIDKIGVLFDIYGVACSAFVGGSFADKGGQNILEPFSWGVPVQYGPHMEDFAQASRAFLAMGAAAQVADEEELAGVWSRLAADSGDGERWRRLSRDYFARSCGASMRTWKLIKKYL
- the kdsB gene encoding 3-deoxy-manno-octulosonate cytidylyltransferase, producing MTQPKFLGVIPARYASTRLPGKPLLEIGGKTMLEHVYRRALASGVFFRVVIATDDHRIYDAAEKIGADVLMTRADHPDGSSRVAEIAAKIDTDYVINIQGDEPMLDPRMLRELAAGLTADAGADSATVCVPITRDEDFNNPNIVKVVRARNGRALYFSRSPIPYPRNDAGCAVWEHLGIYAFTKQFLLKFVALPPTPLMQTESLEQLRILEHGYSMAVIPTKYPSEGPNVNTLEDLEEARRIFAQKKNEEK